DNA from Dietzia lutea:
CGCCGCGGTGTGTAGTTCCGCGGGCCCAACAGGGTGTCGGACAGGTCCGTGCGCGTGGTGAGTCTGTGGGCCTCCGGATGCGCGGTGGTGCCGATCCTGCCGGAGCGGGCGGACGCCGGGACGGGCCGGTCGCGTTCGCGGCTCGGCGTCCGCCGGCGGGGCGGCTGCCGACGAGTGCCGTCGGCGGGCTGGTCGGTCCCGGCCCCCACCCCGCTGTCGGTAGCGGCGCCGCGGGCGTCGGCCCCGGTGCCGCGGCCGCCGGTGGTCCCACGGCCCGCCCCGGTCGCCCGGCGTCGGATGGCACCCGACGCCTCACCGGGCCGCCGGGACAACGCACGATCGCGTGCGTCACCCCGACGGTCCGAGGGGCGCGGTGGGCGGGCCATGAGCCCTCCTCTCGACTACTCAGGCCTTGAAGCGCGGAAAGGCGCCGGCGCCGGCGTACCGGGCGGCGTCGCCGAGCATCTCCTCGATGCGCAGCAGCTGGTTGTACTTGGCCACGCGCTCCGAGCGGGCCGGGGCGCCGGTCTTGATCTGGCCACAGTTGCAGGCCACGGCGAGGTCGGCGATGGTCGTGTCCTCGGTCTCGCCCGAGCGGTGCGACATCATCGAGGCGTAGCGGTTGCGGTGGGCCAGGTCCACGGCGTCCAGCGTCTCGGTGAGGGTGCCGATCTGGTTGACCTTGACCAGCAGGGCGTTGGCCAGGCCCTTCTCGATGCCGTCGGCCAGGCGCTGCGGGTTGGTGACGAACAGGTCGTCGCCGACCAGCTGGACCTTGTCGCCGATCATGTCGGTGAGGGTCTTCCAGCCGTCCCAGTCGTCCTCGTCGAGCGGGTCCTCGATCGAGACGAGCGCGTACTTGTTGACGAGCTCGGCGTAGACGTCGGCCATCTCGGCGGCGGAGAGCTGCTTGCCCTCGAAGTGGTACTTGCCGTCGGAGAAGAACTCGGTGGCGGCCACGTCGAGCGCCAGGGCCACGTCGGTGCCCAGCTCGTAGCCGGCCTTCTGGATGGCCTCGACGATCAGGTCGAGCGCCGCGGTGGTGGACTCGACGGAGGGGGCGAACCCGCCCTCGTCGCCCAGGCCGGTGGACAGTCCGCGGTCCTTGATGACGGTCTTGAGGTGGTGGTAGACCTCGGTGCCCATGCGCAGGGCTTCGCGGAAGGTCGGGGCGCCGATGGGGGCGATCATGAACTCCTGGACGTCGACGCCCGAGTCGGCGTGGGCGCCACCGTTGAGGATGTTCATCATGGGCACGGGCAGGACGTGCGCGTTGGAGCCGCCGATGAAGCGGTAGAGCTCGAGGTTGGCGGACTCGGCTGCGGCGCGGGCCACGGCCAGCGAGACGCCCAGCACGGCGTTGGCGCCGACGGTCGACTTGTTGGGCGTGCCGTCGGCGTCGAGCAGGGCCTCGTCGACGAGGCGCTGGTCCTCGGCCGGGATACCGATCACGGCGGGGGCCAGCACGTCGAGTACGGCCTCGACGGCCTTGGTGACGCCCTTGCCCAGGTAGCGCTCGTCGGAGTCACGCAGCTCGACGGCCTCGTGGGCGCCGGTCGACGCGCCGGAAGGCACGGCGGCGCGGCCGAACGAGCCGTCGTCCAGAAGCACCTCCACCTCGACGGTGGGGTTGCCTCGCGAATCGAGGATCTCCCGGGCTCCGACCTGCTCGATAAGCGCCATCTGTGCTCCTTGGGGGAAGTTCGTGGGTTCGTGTGCGTGGCCGGCGCCGCGTCGGCGGGCGCAGTCCACGGCCCATTGTTCCACGAGCCTCTCCGCGGCGTGCCGAGGCGGCGCCGGGGGCGGCCGGTCGGGGCCTGCTCGTGCCTTTCCTCTAACTTCAGCCGGCCGACATACGCGTCCCCTCCCATCACGCGGCGCCTGTGGACGCCACCGGCTGGGCTGCGTGCCTGGGTGGTGTCCGGGTCACCTTCATGTCAGAAACGACGACGATTAGAGGTTGGGAGTCCGCCGGAGGTTGTTCGAATTGAATTGCCTGAGATTTCGGGGTATTCCGCCATCAGCGACTTCTTCTTCTTTTTGGGCGGGGACTTTCGCACTATTGGTTCGTTTTTCACGGTTGCGACGGTGTCGCAAAATGTGTCGGGTTGCCCCGAACCCAAGCACGTCGATCCATTGTTTCCTAGGTGTTTTTCCCTTTTCCCCTTAATCGATTCAACCGACTTTCCGCAAGAACTGCATTTGACGAACCGCTTTTTGGAGAGCGAGGCTGGCTGAGCGCGAGGAAAGTCGCGGATAATGTCTTGGCCTTTTCGCGGAACCGGCTGCTGTTGCAAGCTTCCTTTGCACAGTTCGGACTTCTGGGGATTAAGATGCGGTTTCGCCACTCCCGTGCTAGCCCAGGTCCGTACTGCTTGTTTGCATGAACGGCACTTTCGCCATTCGATCTCAGAACCGCGCGCCTTCATGGCAGTAGCCTAGCGAGATTCAGTCCGCCTTATGCGCTTTTCACGAAGGCAGACTGGCAGATCAGGGTCTGATCGCTGGATGGGCGCCCGAGTCTGCTGAAAGCTGGCTCAATAGCTCGCGTCTTCAATTGCGGAGTTCAAGCATGTGGACCCAGCGTGCCTCGTCGAGTAACCCGCAAGGGCGCATACCTGGCCCCGCCGAGACAACCCCTTGACCCTGTCACAGTGTCAAGGTCGATGATCGAGGCATGAGAATCGGCCAGGTCGCCCAGATCGTCGGCATCAGCGCACGCAGCATCCGGCACTACCACCGGCTCGGAGTGGTCGCCGAGCCCGCTAGGACCGCCGGCGGGTACCGCGAGTACGACGTCGCCGACCTCGCCCGCATCGCACGGATCGCCTTCCTGTCCGACTCCGGCGTACCGCTCAAGGAGATCGCATCCCTCCTCGAACCGGAGGCCGGAGACCCCGCGACAGATCTCGCCGCGATTCGCGACGGCATCGACCAGAGGATCACCGCCCTAGCCCGCCAGCGCGACCGACTGGACGCCATCGCACAGCGCGCGGCCGCCGGGTTGCCCCCGGGCCTCCTGCCCGAACCCGTCGCCCGTGCACTCGACCTATGTCGATCCGAGGCGAGCGACGATCCGGACCTCGCAGCCCTTGTGGAGCTCGAACGCGACATGCTCGACCTCGCCGCACTCCGCGGCGACCTTCCCGACGAGCTCGCCGCCGCGTACTCCGCCCTCGCGACCGACGAGGATCGGCGCCGCAGCTACCTCGACCTCCTCGCCGGATTCCATCGCATCGAGGGCCGACGCCCCGCCGACGTCGAGCCGGAGATCGCCCGGCTCGCCGAGAGCCTGATCGCCGACCCGACCATCCGCTCGATCATCACCGGCGCCTCGGCAGACATCGACGACTCGCTCACCGGCCCCACGCTCGAACAGCTCCTCCCCGACACGGCACAGCGCGAGGTGCTGCGCCGCACGTTCAGCGCCCTGGGAGTCGAGATATGAACAGTAGACTGATTCCGCTGATCGCCCTCGTCGTCGTCGCCACCGACGCCGCCCTCCTGGTGACCGGCACGATCGGGCCCGCCGTCGCGCTCGCCCTCTTCCTCATCGTGGAGATCCCCCTCGGCGCGCTCGCCGTCACCGGTTACGTCCGCCGCTACCGCACGCACCGCGCCCGCACCGAGACCCGCCGCGAGGCCCTGCGCGCACTGGCCGCCGACGACCCCTACCTACGCCTGGCCGCGGCCGAGGCCCGCACCGTCGCCTCCCTCGCGCGCTGGGTGTCCCGGCGTCCCGACGTCCCCGCCGGCGCGGTGCCGATCGGCTACGCGCGCGGCACCCTCGGCATGCCGATCGCGCTGGCCGCCGCGGCGACTATCGAACTCGTCGCCGTCCACCTGCTGGTCCCGTGGCCCGTGGTCCGGCTCGTTCTGGACCTACTCGGGATCTACGGGCTCCTCATGGTGCTCGGGTGGCTGGCCGGGCGGATCGTGCGGCCGCACCTCCTCGACCGGGGCGTGCTGACCCTGCGCAGTGGGCCGCACGTCTGCGCGCGCATACCGCTCGACGCGGTGGCGGACGTGCGGCGGGAGCGGCGGCTCTCCCCCACCAACGCCGAGATCACCGGCGACGACGACCGCGGTGGCGCGCTCGTGTTGCCCGGGCCAGACGGGACGAACCTCAGCCTCACGCTCTCACAGCCCGTTGCGGCGTCGGTCCCGGACTTCGGGTGGCGTGCGCCTACGTTGCGGGAGGTGTCCGTGGTGCGGTTGCACGTCGACGACCCGGAGGCCGCGGTAGTAGCGATTCGCCGAGGCTCGGTGGCGCACGTCAGCTACTGAGCTGGTCTGCGACGTACCGCCTTCCAGCAACAGCTTATTCGTATTACGATTCCGGTTAGGGAGCGCAAGATTCAGGGCGAGGCCGTCTCGGAAGAACAACTCGACAACTGGGTCGCCGAGGCTGAGGAGGGGTACGACCCCGCCTGGCTGAAAAAGCGAAAGGGTCGCCCAGCCCGAGCAGAACACGCTGCCCAGGTGGTTCCGGTCCGGCTGACAGAGGCCGAGCTTGAGGCGGTGATGGCCCGCGCGGATCGGGAGCACCTCAACAGGTCAGAGGCGATCCGACGGGCCTTAGCGGAGTGGGCCGCCGCCTCGTGATCATGCGTCGTTCCGCGCGAAAGCACGGTATCGCCGACGACGACATTTGGGCCGCCGCATAATCCGCCGTTCTCGCCATGACCACGATTCCGGCCGCGGCGGGTCGTTGTCGTCGTCATCATCTTCGAACCCGGGCCCCGTCCCGACTCGCGACCTCACGCCGATTCCGACCACCTACCCTCCCCTTCTGCGCCCTAACTCCGACTGACCCCGGCGGTGTCGTACCCGGCCCATAGAGTGGGCCAGGCCGCGCCAGGACCATCCAGGAGAACACCGTGGACTCACCCGCCCTCGTTACCGCCCACACCAGGGCAGAGATCTGATGGCGACCCGGTCCTCGCGCTCGACGACGAAGAAGCGAAAGCCGAGTTCCACGCGTGCGAAGTCGGCCAAGTCGGCCAAGAAGTCCAGCGCGGCGACGGCGGTCCCGACAATCCCGCCCGGCCAGCGGGTGTGGCTGCTGGAGCTCCCGTGGGGAGGGCTGGGCGGCGGGATGCCGGCCGGGGTCACCTACTACAAGTCGCTCACCGCGCACGCGTACGTCGGCACCGCCCTGCCGAGCGCCCTGGAGCCCTACGCCAGCAAGCCGTACTCCTACCTTCGGTGGCGGGAGCACGAGCTCAACGGCAGCACGGGGCCGGGTGCGACCGCCGCGCCGATGACGCTGCGCCCGGAGCAACGCGCGGACGTCGCCGCGATCGCCACAGCCGCCGAGCGCGGGTTCCGACAGGTTCATCTGGCGAACGACGTGGGCACCGGCAAGACCCTGGTGGCAGTGGCCGCGGCGAAGGCCATCGCGACGATGCGCGGCGCCCGCACGATCCTCGTGACGGTGGACCGGCCGGCCCGCATCACCATCCCGTCATGGCGTCGCACCATCGCCGCACTGGGCGACGACGACCTGCGCTGGATCATCATGTCCTCCGACAGCCTGAGCAAGCTCATGGCCCGGAACGGGCGGCCACGGCTGAAAGTCGATGTCGCGGTGATCGACGAGGCCCACCAGTTCCGGCATGACAGCAAGCGCACGAGCTACATGCGGCGACTGACTCGCATGGACGGACCGCACGAGAATGCCCCGTTCGTCCTGACGATCACCGCCACCCCGGGGCATCACCCGGGCGAATGGAACTACATGTCGTCGCTGTACGCCCAAGTACACGGAGACCCGCCGGCCCAGTGGGCGGACTTCGGTCGAGCGCTGGCCGATCGGGGCGTGCCCTTGGAACCCTCCTACGGCAAGTGGACGTGGAGCGCGGAGGCCAAGGAGTCGCTGCAGACGCAGCAGGCCGCTATCAGCGACGTCCGCGACATCCTGCTGCGGCACGAACCGCCGCTCATGCTTACCCGGTCCGCGCCGTGGGGGCCGCCACCCTTCGATGTGGACCTGGTGGAGCTGACCCCTGACCAGTGGCGGGCCTACGAGCTGGAGTGGGGCGATTTTCAGCGCGAGATGCAGCTGGCCCGAACGGGCAGTAACGTCGCCCGGGGTCTGGCTGCCCTGGTGAGACTGCGGCAGAAGGCGTCGATGATCCGCGTCGAGCACACGGTGGCCGCGGCCAAGGCCGAACTCGGCCGCGGCTACCAGGTGCTCATCGCCACCGAGATGGTGTCCACCGCCGCGCACCCGGTGGCCGAGATGCTCGAGGCGGACGGCATCCCGGTGGCGCGGATCTACGGCTCCAATCCGGAGGCCGAGGCCGAGCGGATGCGCTTCCAGCGTGGCGAGGCGCCGGTGGTCGTGTTCAACACGCCCACCGCGATCAACCTGCAGGCAGGCGAGCAGTTCGCCGACGGATCGTTCGCTACTGACACCCCGCGGAGGGGCTTCTTCCACCAGGCC
Protein-coding regions in this window:
- the eno gene encoding phosphopyruvate hydratase — protein: MALIEQVGAREILDSRGNPTVEVEVLLDDGSFGRAAVPSGASTGAHEAVELRDSDERYLGKGVTKAVEAVLDVLAPAVIGIPAEDQRLVDEALLDADGTPNKSTVGANAVLGVSLAVARAAAESANLELYRFIGGSNAHVLPVPMMNILNGGAHADSGVDVQEFMIAPIGAPTFREALRMGTEVYHHLKTVIKDRGLSTGLGDEGGFAPSVESTTAALDLIVEAIQKAGYELGTDVALALDVAATEFFSDGKYHFEGKQLSAAEMADVYAELVNKYALVSIEDPLDEDDWDGWKTLTDMIGDKVQLVGDDLFVTNPQRLADGIEKGLANALLVKVNQIGTLTETLDAVDLAHRNRYASMMSHRSGETEDTTIADLAVACNCGQIKTGAPARSERVAKYNQLLRIEEMLGDAARYAGAGAFPRFKA
- a CDS encoding MerR family transcriptional regulator, which encodes MRIGQVAQIVGISARSIRHYHRLGVVAEPARTAGGYREYDVADLARIARIAFLSDSGVPLKEIASLLEPEAGDPATDLAAIRDGIDQRITALARQRDRLDAIAQRAAAGLPPGLLPEPVARALDLCRSEASDDPDLAALVELERDMLDLAALRGDLPDELAAAYSALATDEDRRRSYLDLLAGFHRIEGRRPADVEPEIARLAESLIADPTIRSIITGASADIDDSLTGPTLEQLLPDTAQREVLRRTFSALGVEI
- a CDS encoding ribbon-helix-helix protein, CopG family, translated to MARADREHLNRSEAIRRALAEWAAAS
- a CDS encoding DEAD/DEAH box helicase family protein; the encoded protein is MATRSSRSTTKKRKPSSTRAKSAKSAKKSSAATAVPTIPPGQRVWLLELPWGGLGGGMPAGVTYYKSLTAHAYVGTALPSALEPYASKPYSYLRWREHELNGSTGPGATAAPMTLRPEQRADVAAIATAAERGFRQVHLANDVGTGKTLVAVAAAKAIATMRGARTILVTVDRPARITIPSWRRTIAALGDDDLRWIIMSSDSLSKLMARNGRPRLKVDVAVIDEAHQFRHDSKRTSYMRRLTRMDGPHENAPFVLTITATPGHHPGEWNYMSSLYAQVHGDPPAQWADFGRALADRGVPLEPSYGKWTWSAEAKESLQTQQAAISDVRDILLRHEPPLMLTRSAPWGPPPFDVDLVELTPDQWRAYELEWGDFQREMQLARTGSNVARGLAALVRLRQKASMIRVEHTVAAAKAELGRGYQVLIATEMVSTAAHPVAEMLEADGIPVARIYGSNPEAEAERMRFQRGEAPVVVFNTPTAINLQAGEQFADGSFATDTPRRGFFHQARYSGLLAEQTMGRAHRNHQVCSWSLLAAAGTIEERAGTVMLSRLIASATSTDADASTFSEVARVFGIDWIPAARLAEGLD